The Amycolatopsis umgeniensis DNA segment ACGCGCCGATCGGTGACTACCTGCCGCAGCTGGTTCCCGGGGAACGAGGCAGGACGATCACGGTCCGCATGCTGCTCAACCACACCAGCGGCCTCGCCGAATACCTGCCCTACGCGTTCCCGTCACTCAAAGAACTCGCGCCCGGGAGCCTCGACGACAACCGGTTCCGGCGCTTCAGCGCGGCCGAGTTGATCGAGCTGGGCGTCGGCGCGCCCGCCACCGGCGAGCCGGGAAGCATTCCCGGGATCTACTCCAACACGAACTACCTGCTCTTGGGTGAGCTCCTGGAACATCTGACCGGCACGCCGGCGGAAGAGCACATCTCCCGCGCCATCATCGAACCCGCCGGCCTCGCGCATACCGGCTTTCCCGCCGGTCCGCCGATCGTGGGGTCGCACTCGCGGATGTACGAAGCGCTGTTCGGCGCGATCGACCCGCCGCGCGACTACAGCGTTTACAACATGTCCTGGGTGATGACCGGTGCCGGCCTGATCTCGACCGTCGGGGATCTCAACCGGTTCTTTCGGAAGCTGCTCGACGGCGAGATCGTCAGCCCGTCGTCGTTGGCGGAGATGCAGCGCACCGTCCCGGTCATCGCCCAGGACGGCCGGACACTCGACTACGGCCTCGGCCTATACAAGACCGAGACGCCCGAGGGTCGTTACTGGGGACACGACGGCACGGTCTGGGGTGCCTTGACGATGGCGTGGGCCAGCGCCGACAGCGGGCGGCAGTTCTCCGCCGCCCTGAACCTCGTGCGCTGGCGCAAGCCCGACCCCGAAGACGCCCCGCATCCCATCGACGCCGCACTGGCGACCCTCAAGCAGGAAGCCCTCCGCGGCCCCGCCTGACCCCACCCCAGGACTCGCCTTTAGCGGGCTAAACGCGATCCGGGGCCTGGGGGCACGACTCGCCTTTAGCCCCCTAATCGCGATCCGGGCCGCGCCACGCCCCCTGGCCGCCAGATCGCGTTTAGCCCGCTAAAGGCGCTCTGCCCGCCCTTGGCCCGCCCGCCCGCCGGATCGCGTTTAGCCCGCTAAAGGCGAGTCGTGCCGGTGGGGGAGGGGACGTGCGTTTAGCGGGCTAAACGCGATCCGGGGCGAGGGGGCCGCAGGTCAGGGAGTGCCGGGAGACGGGGAAGTCGAAGTAGGTGTCCGGGAACGGCTCCCCGTTGAACGTGTAGTGCCACCACTCCTCGGCGAGGTTCCGGAACCCGGCCGCCGCGAGCGTGCCCTTGAGCAGTTGCCGGTTCGCCCGGGCCTCGCCGGTGATCCGCGGGTCCTCGGTGTGCGAGAGCGTGTCGAAGCAGTCGTAGCCGGTCCCCATGTCGACCATGTTGTCCGGGAATCGGTCCGGCGCGAAGCACGGAGTCAGCGCCTCGCCGGGCCGATAGGGGCGCTGAGGCCGAGGCGGCAGCTTCACGATCGTCAGGTCCACCGTGCTCCCGCGGCTGTGCCCGGACTTCTCCGCGATGTACCCGTCGGCGAACAGGCGGTCCTTCGCCACGTTCGGATAGAACTCCGCCTTCATCTTCTCGTCGGAGAGGTCCTTGGCCCACCGGACGAAGTGGTCGACGGCGCGCTGCGGCCGGTAGCAGTCGTACACCTTCAGCGTGTAGCCCTGCCGCAGCAGCCGCCGTTGCGCCGTGCGCAACCCCTCGGCGGCTTGCCGGGTCAGGATGCACAGCGGTTGGACGTACCCGTCGATCTTCCGGCCGACGAAGTTGTGCTGACCGCGGTACCGGATCTCGTGCAGGATCGTCGGCGCCACATCGGAGAGCGCCACGAACTCTGACGAAGCCTCAGAAGCTTGGGCGGGCGTGGGAATCGCGGTGAGTACGGCGAGGGCGGCAGCGGCCAATGCCCTTCTGAACGTCTTCGGCATGGACCTGTCTTACCTTCTCCGAAGACTCCGTGGACCTGCGGATCTACCAGAGTTCCCCAGATTGCATAACGAAAACATAACGCCCGCGGACTTGCCGGATGCAGGTTACTGGTCCGTTGTGACCTGCAGTAGTGCCGCCAGGTGGCCCAATTCCCATTGCTCGGAAAACCGCCACCCGTTCGGCCTAGTGGCGCATCCGCATCGTGGGAAATTCACTCGACCGTGGCATGTCCCATTCTTTGATCACGAGATTGACACTCGGGCGGCTTCGCACGAGTATTTCGCCCATGCAATCCCCAGTCGCCTTGGTGTGGCGCCGGCACGTTGACTTGCGGCAGCAAGCAAGCGCGCTGTGTACGGATTTCTGACACATTCCGGCTCATTGCGTCGTCCTTGAATTCGTGCATCCGAAACGGATGTGCCCGTTCTTCGTGCGCTGACGCTTTCCGCTGTGCCGCAACGGTTCCCAGGTCGAACCGGCGGTTGATTGCTTTCCCCTGATCCGTGCCGGTGACGCCTGCGCGAAAGAGGGGAGAGGTGTGCCAATTTGTCTGGCGCTTCGGTAGCGAAAACAGGGAGAAAGAATGCTATCCAGCACGCCCAAGCGGCGAAAAGAGTGGCGAAAAGTGGTGATAGGCGCCATGGCGGCGGTGCTCGCCGTGGGAATGGTGACCTATACCGGCTCCACGACGAGTGCCTACGCCGACGTCCAGGTCGTCAAGGACGCGAAGAAGGCGGCCGACGGCAAGGAGTACTGGGTCCAGAACCACCTGGTGTCCAAGGACGTCGCGGCGTCCCGGAGCGCCGACGGCCAGCGCAAGAAGTGGCTGCTGGTCTGGGCCGGTGACGAGAACATCGCCGACACCTTGGTCAAGGACATCAAGAACCTGCCGGGTTCGCTCGGCGGTGGTCTGAACAAGATCAAGAACGCCTTGCCCGGTCCGGACTTCCTCGCCGTGATCGACGCGACGCAGGGCTCGCCGACCTACGGCAAGGTCGTCAACACCGCCACCGTCGGGCCGCTCGTCGAGAACGAGCCGCACCACATGCAATACGTGTGGCACAAGGGCGACACGATCTACGCCGGCGCGCTGTTCGCCGCCGCGACGTACGCCTTCGACGTCTCCGCGTTGCCGCAACTGAAGCTCAAGGGCGTCAGCCTCCCGACCCAGACCCTCGGCGGTTCCGTACCGGACGCGTATTGGGTGCTCAAGGACGGCACCGCGTACGGCACGTACATGGGCGGCCCGGTGGTACCCGGCCCGCACACCTACGCCAACGGTTCCACCGTGGTGGGCAACGGTTTCGCCGGCAGCCCCGGCGAGGTGGTCCGCTTCGACCAGAACGCACAGGTGCTCTCCGAGTCCCCGGCGGCCACACCGCAGGGCGACAACAAGAAGCTGTGCGACAACCTCCCGCAGCTGGACAAGCCGACTTGCGCCAACCCGCACGGCATCCAGGCGCGCGAGGACCTCAACACCCTGGTCACCAGTGACTACGCCGAGCCGCGCAACATCATTCTCGACCCGGTGAAGCAGCCGTCGCCGTATCTGCGGCGGCCGACCGTCCGCACTTGGGACATCTCCGACCGCAACAAGCCGAAGCTCAAGGCGGTCTCGTATCTGCCGGACGGTCCGAGGGCCGATCCCGCGGACCCGCTGCACGCCGAGAGCCGCGCGGTCATGGAGACCACGGTGACCAACCTGCCCGGTCACAAGGGCGCGTTCGCCCAGACCATGCAGGGCGGCGCGGTGTTCTACACGCCGGACATCACCGCCAAGGAGCCGCACTGGATCCAGGTGTTCGACGACGGCGCCGCGAACAAGGCGATCCATCCGAACAACGATTCCAACGGTGGCGGGTCGAACGGTGGCTGGATCCAGACCAGCCCCGACGACAAGTACCTCTACCGCGCGATCACCGGACGGTCCAAGGGCGCGCTCGGCCCGGACGACCCCGGCACCACCGGTGGCGTGTACGTCCTCGACATCCAGAAGCTGCTCGCCGCGGGCGACAAGGTCGAGAACATCAACGGCCGGATCGACACGAAGGAGAAGTCCCAGCAGGGCGGTGGCGGCGACCTGCCGACCGTCGTCGGCGCGGCGCCGATCAACCCGGGCACCTCGGGTGGCGGACCGCACTGGGGCGCGTACGACAACTTCGTGCTCGGTGATGACGGCTTCTACCGCGAAACCGACAAGCCGCAGCACCTCGCGGTGTCGAACTATTTCGTCGCACGGTCCGGTTTGGACGGTGACCACAAGGTCAACCTGCTGAACCTCGCCCAGGACGGGAAGCTCGCCGTCGACCAGAACTTCCGGGACGAGTTCACCGGACAGGTCGGGATCAACTTCAACCGGAAGACCTGGCCGCACGGGTCTTTCGGCAACGCCAAGCCGCACTCCGAACTGTTCGTCGTGGCTGACGCGGATCTCAAATAACCCTGCTCGGCGCGGAAGGTCGTGGGTGGTGGGCGGACCCCGCCACCCACGACCCCGCCGACCTGCTTCGGAAGGTTCCCATGGATCACCACGTCATACCGGCGAGTTCGGGTTCCGCCGGAGTCGACATCGCCCTGGTCCTGCTCCGGCTCGGCCTCCTGCTGGCGACCGCTTTCCTCGCCGGTACCGGAATCCTGCGCCCGCTCGTGGGCGAACTGCCGAAGCGCCTGCACTTCACCATCGCCGTGCTCGGCGGGGTCTCCGCCGTCCTCGCGGCGGTTTCCGCCTTCGCGACCGACGTCAACGTCATCGCACTGATCGTGCACCTCGTGCTCGCGCTCGCCATTCCGGTCGTCATCCGGTGGCCGTCCGTCGGCCGCTGGGCCTCCCTCGCGCTCGCCGCGCTGGTGGTGCTCGAAACCTCGCTGGGGCGGACAGGCGTCGAGTTCGCCATCGACACCGTTTACGTCGCCGCGGCTGCCTTGTGGTTCGGAGTCACCGTTCTTTCCGGGTGGGTGCCCGCCGAGCGGTGGCGCCAGACGAACTTCCGGCTCGGACCGCTTTCCCTGACACTGGGCGGACTTCTCGTCGTCGCGGGTGCGGTCCAGCTGTTCTCCTCGGGAGTCGGCTTGGACCGCCGGATCTACGAAACGCTCTTCGGCGTCACGTTGCTGGTGATCGCCCTACTGCCGGTGCTCGCCACCGTCGTCGCCGGATTCTTCTTCTCCGACGCGGATTCCACGCGTGCCTACCGGTTCGGCGCGGCCGCCGTGGCGATCGGTTTCGTCGCCTGGAGTGCCCTCGCGGCCATCCCCAAACCGCCTGAACCGCCGATCCCCGGCGTCGCCCTCCTTTCTGACGCTTCTGTCGGTGACCGGCGGTTCCCCGTGCTGGTGAGCCCGCAGCGGCCGGGCAAGAACCTCGTCCATTTCCCCGCGAGCGCGGGAGACGAACTGTCCGCCGGAATCGAAGGCGGCTTGATCGGCAAGGCCATCGTGCGTCCCGGCGCCGAAGGCACCTGGGCCGAGGTCGACCTGCCGAAGGGCCGCAGCGACCTGGTCATCAGCCGCGGTGGGGAGAAGACGACGATCGAGGTCGACGCGGGCGAAGACGAAGGGCCCACCATCGTGGACGCGGACGCGCCCGAGTGCGCTTCGGCCGCGCTGGGCGGCCTGATCGCCGATCGTCGCGAAGCCCTCACCTCATGCCCCGCCGACGCGCTTTCGGGCGAGGACAGCGGTTCGCTCGTCAAACTCGTCGAGTTCCTCGCCGCGCGCAAGCCTTCCGCGCTCACCCTCGTCGAGGATTCCTCACCGCGCAGCGTGGCGGCCGCGAAGCTGGTCCGCGAGACCGCCGCGCGCTCCGGGCTCCCGGTGCGGACCGAGGCGGGCCCGAACACCGCGCTGGTGGTGGTGTCCGGCTGGGCGGGCGGTTACACGGCGATGACGCGCGCCGCCGAGTCCCAGCGGCTCAAGCCGACCCACCAGTACGGCCTGTATCTCGCTCCGTGGCTGCTCAACGGGCCGATCGTCAACTCCGTCGCGAGTTCCTCGCTCCCGCTGAGGTTCGACCCTCGCGAGCAGGTCGCCGTGAGCTTCGCCGTGGCCGCGGGCAACGCCTTCGGCGGTGAAAGCCCGACGCTCGGCGGATTCCGGAACTGGCTGGGAGCCCCGCTGAACGGAGACGTCCAGATCTTCGCGGCCGCACAGGTCAACGCGATGCCGATATACCCGGGCGAACCGCACGCCGTCGGGATGATCGCCGACCGGAACTACGCGGGGCAGTGGATCCCCGACGGCACGATCGTGCCGATCAGCTCGGTACTGCGGTGAAGGATTCCGCTCGATTCCAGTAGCGGTGAAGAAAGGAAGAAGAGATGAAGCGAATCGCGGCCCGTGTGCTGCTGCCGCTCGCCGTCGCGGGCGCGCTGTCCGGACTCGCGGGCGGGGTCGCCTCGGCCGACCCGCTGCCGGGTCTGCCGACCGGCGGCGGCAACCCCGCGGTGTGGCTGATTCCCGGCCTCGACCTCGGCGGCTTGCTCGGACCGACCGCCCCCGTGCCCACCGACCTGCTCGCCCCGATCTACGGGATCATCACGCCGATTTCTTAAGAACCGTTACCAGCAAAGGAGAATCTCATGAAGAAGACCTTCGTCCGCGCGGTCACCGGCGCGGCGCTCGCCGGCCTCGTCGTGCTCGGCTCGGCCGCTCCGGCGCTCGCCGTGCAGGCGGCGCCGAACGATGTCGTGGTCGTCGACGAGCCCGACACGAGCGACCTCGACAACATCTGGACGTTCGCGCCGCTCGGCGTCCCGGTGCTGGGTCTCATCCAGTCGCTCAACGGCGTTCTCGGCAAGCTGCTGCCGTCCTGATTTCCGTGGCGGCGCGGCTCTCGGGCCGCGCCGCCGCTTTCGGTGAGGAGAACCGATGGCCGACAGACAACTGATCGGGCGCATCGCCATCGCGGGGATCGTGGTGGCCGCGCTCGCGACCTGTGTGGTGCTGCTCAACGGCGGTGAAGAACCGCAGGCCGAGACGGTGGCCGTCGTCGGGGAGCCGACCGGCGCCGCGCCGTCGCGAGAGCCGGATCGCACGATCACCCGGACGCTGAGCCAGGCGCAGCCGCAACCGGTGTCGAACGACTGGCAGATCGCCTACGAGCTCGTCGGGACGGGGACCGCGACCGTGGTCTACGACTCGAACGGGCTGGGGCTCGTGCACCAGGAGCTGCAGGTGACGCTGCCGTGGCGCAAGGAGCTCACGTGGAAGAACACCGGCACACCGCCGACCGTCCAGCTGATGGGGCAGGGTGAGGGCGCCGTCGAATGCCGGGTGGCCGTGGGCGGCGCCGTCGTCACCTCGGAGAAGTCCACCCCGGGCGAGGTCGCCACCTGCGCCGGCCGCCTGGCCCCCTCCTGACCACCCCGCGCGCGGCGACTTTAGCGGGCTAATCGCGATCCGGCGCCCGGCACGCTCCCGGCCCCGCGCTGCGACTTTTAGCGGGCTAAACGCGATCCGGTGGTCGGGGAAATTCACTGGCCGGGGTCGGCAGAATGTAGCCATGACCTGGAGCTTCGAAGTCACCCCCGTCGATCACCCGGACGCCGCCCGGCTGCTGCGCGAGTACCTGGACGAGATCGCGTCCCGCTTCTACGGGCGCCAGATCACCGACGACGAGCTCGACGCCGCGCTCGAGGAGCACCACAGCCGGAATCTGACCCCGCCGACCGGCGCGTTCCTCCTCGCGTGGCGCGACGGGGTGCTCGCCGGTTGCGCCGGGCTGCGGGTCGCCGCTCCCGACATCACCGAGCTCACCCGCGTCTTCCTGCGCAAGTCCGAGCGGGGCAAGGGCGGCGCGGCGCTGCTCGTGGCCGCCGCCGAGGACGTCGCCCGCGGCCTCGGGGCCACGCTGATCCGCCTCGACACCCGTGACGACCTCGTCGAGGCGAGGGCTCTGTACACGCGCCTCGGCTACGAAACGGTCGAGCCCTTCAACGACGAGCCGTACGCCCATCACTACTTCGCGAAGTCCCTGGCCGCGGCCCTGCCGGATCGCGTTTAGCCCGCTAAACGCGACGTGGGCGGGGGGCGTAGGTGGCCTTCGCGAGGAGGGTGCCGACGAGGACGGGGGTCAGTCCGATCAGCAGCAGGAAGACGCCTGTGTCCTTGCCTTCGATCAGCGGATGCCACCACAGCGGCGTCACGGCGATGTCGACGACGTCGCCACGCTCCGGGAACGTCCCGAACGACATCCACCACAGGTCCTTGACCTCGTGCGCCTCACCGTCGAGTTCGTAGGTGCCGTCCACCAGGTTGCTGTTGCCGCAGCTCGTGCAGCTAGCCGTACCCGCCTCCGCCCGCAGGGTCGCGGTCACGGTGAGCCGCGCCTCGGGAGCGAGCCCGGTCAACGCGGTCAGCGAGTTCACCGCGAGCGCCAGCCCCGGCAGCACCAAGGCGAGCGCGACGACCGTGCGCGCCACCAGTGACAGCGTCGACAGCGGCTGACGCCCGCCGGCTTCCCGGCGCCGGTTGAGCGGCCCGCGGAGCCCCGCGAGCGGGCCCTGCCGCTTCCCGAGCCATCCGGCGTCACTCGTGTCGGAACCCGCTGCGACAGCACGGAAATCCGCGTCTTCCCAGTCCACTGTGGACGCCAGTGTGGCCAGACGGCGGGAGTCGGCGAACATCACCTCTTCGGTCAGCGTCCCGGCTTCGGAGGCCCACAGCGAGCCGCCGTGGAAAGCCACTTCCCGGACCCGGAACCACGGATCGCCGTCCAGCAGGTCACGGACGCCGGTGCCGAGCAGGGCGCGCGCGAACTCCGGATCGGACGTCGTCACGGTGAACCGGCGGTCGAACTCCGTGCCCGTCTCGAACCGTTCCAGCAGAGCGTCCGGCTTCGGCGCTCCGACGGTGTTCCGCGTGATGCGGGCGTCCTCCAACGGCGTGAACCGTTCCGGCTCGAACGCGCCCGTGGCGGGAGTGATGACGACCGACGGCACGACGGGCGTCCGAAGCTGGATCAGGGCGTACGTCCCGCCCATCAGGTCGCCTGTCCCAGCCGGCTCCGGAGATCCACCGAGCCCGTACTCGACCCCCAGCAGCCGATGCCCGTTGTGCCCGAACTCGACCGCCGTCACCACGGACTCGGGAGACGCCTGGGCGACCGCGATTCCCCGCACGGGAAGCACACCGAACGAAGGCTCACCGGCCCCGTCGAGCCTGCCGATCCACGTCTTCTGCCGATAGCCCCGCCACGCCGCCAAAGCCGCGATGACCACCGGGAACGCGAACCACAGCCAGCCGAACCCCGCCGAGAGCCAGTACAGCGACGTCTCGGACACGAGGATCCCGCAGAGCGCGTAGCTGACGGCCGCCGCTGTCGGCCGCCTGCCGTCGAACCGCCCGCCGAGCAGGAGCAGCGCCAGTGCCAGTGCGT contains these protein-coding regions:
- a CDS encoding serine hydrolase domain-containing protein, producing the protein MTDEITAAKNLKSALDGVHLAGVPGVFAEVRAGERIWRGAAGVADLETGRPVEAGMRQRVGSITKTFVSAAVLRQVEEGRLGLDAPIGDYLPQLVPGERGRTITVRMLLNHTSGLAEYLPYAFPSLKELAPGSLDDNRFRRFSAAELIELGVGAPATGEPGSIPGIYSNTNYLLLGELLEHLTGTPAEEHISRAIIEPAGLAHTGFPAGPPIVGSHSRMYEALFGAIDPPRDYSVYNMSWVMTGAGLISTVGDLNRFFRKLLDGEIVSPSSLAEMQRTVPVIAQDGRTLDYGLGLYKTETPEGRYWGHDGTVWGALTMAWASADSGRQFSAALNLVRWRKPDPEDAPHPIDAALATLKQEALRGPA
- a CDS encoding GNAT family N-acetyltransferase, with the protein product MTWSFEVTPVDHPDAARLLREYLDEIASRFYGRQITDDELDAALEEHHSRNLTPPTGAFLLAWRDGVLAGCAGLRVAAPDITELTRVFLRKSERGKGGAALLVAAAEDVARGLGATLIRLDTRDDLVEARALYTRLGYETVEPFNDEPYAHHYFAKSLAAALPDRV
- a CDS encoding M15 family metallopeptidase produces the protein MPKTFRRALAAAALAVLTAIPTPAQASEASSEFVALSDVAPTILHEIRYRGQHNFVGRKIDGYVQPLCILTRQAAEGLRTAQRRLLRQGYTLKVYDCYRPQRAVDHFVRWAKDLSDEKMKAEFYPNVAKDRLFADGYIAEKSGHSRGSTVDLTIVKLPPRPQRPYRPGEALTPCFAPDRFPDNMVDMGTGYDCFDTLSHTEDPRITGEARANRQLLKGTLAAAGFRNLAEEWWHYTFNGEPFPDTYFDFPVSRHSLTCGPLAPDRV